Proteins encoded within one genomic window of Flavobacterium gilvum:
- a CDS encoding LysR family transcriptional regulator, giving the protein MVNLEWYRTFKYVYKTGTLTGAAEALYISQPGVSLHLSSLESYVGYKLFDRTGRKMVPTEKGKVLYNFITDALCKLEEAEKNFQRSTEKNTPTISIGMCFETFQITLEPYLATFPFNVIIQFGEYPEMIENLDKGILDLIITPQMITKNTIDYQAFSSETIILIAGNETDSDTFDILKKEKNFDGIENWLKQQRWYGTTGDMEHLRRFWQLNFNKHADFRPNYIVPNLNSIVRCLSNSNGLAVIPDFLCKTELETGKIKLLWQGKTPLKNTLYFANKKKTDYSDEIQLVKDTFIKIM; this is encoded by the coding sequence ATGGTAAATCTAGAATGGTATCGAACTTTCAAGTATGTTTACAAAACAGGAACACTAACCGGAGCTGCTGAGGCGTTGTATATTTCACAACCTGGAGTCAGTTTGCATTTAAGTTCACTAGAAAGTTACGTTGGTTATAAATTATTTGACAGAACCGGCCGAAAAATGGTTCCTACCGAAAAAGGAAAAGTCCTCTATAATTTCATTACCGATGCATTATGCAAATTGGAAGAAGCCGAAAAAAACTTTCAGCGAAGCACCGAGAAAAACACGCCAACTATCAGCATCGGAATGTGTTTTGAGACCTTTCAAATTACTTTGGAGCCTTACCTCGCAACCTTTCCATTTAACGTAATTATCCAATTTGGTGAATATCCGGAAATGATTGAAAACCTAGACAAAGGCATTTTGGACTTAATCATCACTCCACAAATGATTACCAAAAATACTATCGACTATCAAGCCTTTTCTTCAGAAACCATAATTCTTATAGCTGGCAACGAAACTGATTCGGATACTTTTGATATTTTAAAAAAAGAAAAAAACTTTGATGGAATAGAAAATTGGCTGAAACAACAAAGATGGTACGGAACGACAGGAGACATGGAGCATTTGAGACGTTTTTGGCAACTTAATTTCAACAAACATGCCGATTTTAGACCAAACTATATTGTTCCAAATTTAAACTCCATAGTGCGCTGTTTAAGCAATAGTAACGGATTGGCAGTAATTCCAGATTTCTTATGCAAAACAGAACTCGAAACTGGCAAAATTAAGCTTTTGTGGCAAGGAAAAACACCACTAAAAAACACGTTGTACTTTGCAAACAAAAAGAAAACAGATTACTCAGATGAAATACAATTAGTAAAAGACACTTTTATAAAAATAATGTAG
- a CDS encoding NAD(P)H-dependent oxidoreductase: MKKIFIINGGQKFGHSGGRFNQTIANATAEFFLKHKDFEVKSTDVNDNYDPAQEVEKFVWADVVIYHTPIWWFQLPHGFKKYIDVVFTEGHDKGIYKSDGRSSKNPAINYGTGGMLHGKKYMITTSWNAPKEAFTLPGEFFGETSVDDGPLFGFHRMNAFTGMKPLDSLHFHDIEKNADVVKDLKLYENHLTQLFLN, from the coding sequence ATGAAAAAGATATTTATTATAAATGGAGGGCAAAAGTTCGGGCATTCTGGTGGAAGATTCAATCAGACAATAGCAAATGCGACTGCTGAATTTTTCTTAAAACATAAAGATTTTGAGGTAAAAAGTACTGATGTAAACGACAATTATGATCCTGCACAAGAAGTCGAAAAATTTGTTTGGGCAGATGTAGTTATTTATCATACACCGATTTGGTGGTTTCAATTGCCTCACGGATTCAAAAAATACATAGACGTTGTTTTTACCGAAGGTCATGACAAAGGGATATACAAAAGCGATGGGCGTTCATCAAAAAATCCTGCGATAAACTATGGAACGGGAGGAATGCTTCATGGGAAGAAATACATGATAACAACTTCTTGGAATGCGCCGAAAGAAGCTTTCACGCTGCCTGGTGAATTCTTTGGTGAAACTAGCGTTGATGATGGACCGCTATTTGGTTTTCATAGAATGAATGCTTTCACTGGGATGAAGCCATTAGATAGTCTGCACTTTCATGATATCGAAAAAAATGCAGATGTTGTTAAAGATTTAAAATTATACGAAAATCATTTGACGCAATTGTTTTTGAACTAA
- the lgt gene encoding prolipoprotein diacylglyceryl transferase yields MTHALNIVWNPSEGIDLGFFIIRFYSLMFVIAFGLGWYIMKHIFERENVAIDKLDSLFVWTVLATLIGARLGHVFFYDWEYYRNNLAEIILPFRFTPKFQFTGYQGLASHGAAISIIVAMYFFSKKVLQKPLLWILDRVVIPVASGAIFVRLGNFFNSEIVGKETTSSFGIRFVRDQFSPREAVNATQLPTPKEAYNAIATNPQYANLLNQVPAKHPAQLYEAFCYIFVFAVLFFLYWKTEARKKSGYLFGLFLVLLFTVRIIVESVKESQGGFESDLGNILSTGQWLSIPFIIVGLYFVITAKKTNEI; encoded by the coding sequence ATGACACACGCTTTAAACATTGTTTGGAATCCCTCTGAAGGTATTGATTTAGGTTTTTTCATTATTCGTTTTTACAGTTTAATGTTTGTAATCGCTTTTGGATTGGGCTGGTACATCATGAAGCATATTTTTGAACGAGAAAACGTTGCCATAGACAAACTGGACTCCTTATTTGTTTGGACTGTTTTGGCTACATTAATCGGTGCGAGATTGGGACATGTTTTCTTTTACGATTGGGAATATTACCGTAACAATTTGGCCGAAATCATTTTACCTTTCCGTTTTACTCCAAAGTTTCAATTCACAGGATATCAAGGATTGGCAAGTCACGGAGCTGCTATTTCTATTATCGTTGCAATGTATTTTTTCAGCAAAAAAGTACTTCAAAAACCACTTTTGTGGATATTGGACAGAGTAGTAATTCCAGTTGCAAGTGGTGCTATTTTTGTGAGACTTGGAAATTTTTTCAATTCTGAAATTGTAGGTAAAGAAACTACTTCATCATTCGGAATCCGTTTCGTGAGAGATCAATTCTCCCCGAGAGAAGCTGTCAATGCGACCCAACTTCCTACACCAAAAGAAGCATACAACGCTATCGCTACCAATCCCCAATATGCCAATTTACTGAATCAAGTTCCTGCCAAACATCCAGCGCAATTGTACGAAGCTTTTTGCTATATCTTTGTGTTTGCCGTATTGTTTTTCCTCTATTGGAAAACAGAAGCCCGAAAAAAATCAGGTTATTTATTTGGCTTATTCTTAGTATTATTATTCACGGTTCGTATCATAGTAGAATCGGTAAAAGAAAGCCAAGGGGGATTTGAAAGTGACTTAGGAAACATATTATCAACCGGGCAATGGCTCAGTATTCCATTCATAATCGTGGGATTGTATTTTGTCATCACAGCCAAAAAGACTAACGAGATTTAA
- the yidD gene encoding membrane protein insertion efficiency factor YidD: MKFLTAPFILLVRFYQGAISPFTPAACRFEPTCSSYMIQALQTHGLFYGGYLGIKRILRCHPWGGKGYDPVPTSPQPSPKKREKENKK, from the coding sequence ATGAAATTCCTAACGGCACCTTTCATATTGCTCGTGCGCTTTTATCAGGGAGCTATATCCCCTTTTACCCCTGCGGCCTGTCGGTTTGAACCCACCTGTTCAAGTTATATGATACAGGCATTACAGACTCACGGATTATTTTATGGTGGATATTTAGGAATAAAAAGAATTTTGAGATGTCACCCTTGGGGAGGAAAAGGTTATGACCCAGTTCCAACTTCACCCCAACCCTCTCCAAAAAAGAGGGAGAAAGAAAATAAAAAATGA